CCACTATTTCAGCAGGAAGGAGGTAAGAATACTTGCGAATGTTACACTCTCGTCTAACATCAAAACTCCTACAAACATAGACAAGAGATACTAAACTCTAAAGGCATAAAGAAGCAGGATAAGCTAACACTTGAGGGTGTGATTGGCCCCTTGAAACCCTAATACAAATTAAGCCGAAATGCGGTTAGTAATAACCCACTAGATTGCTTACTTTTGTGAAGGCAAAATGCTGAAGACTCTAATATCATTAGGGAGATGAACATTCACATAATTTGCAAGTGTAATGCCATTTGGATCATCTTTCCAAGCACTCTCAGGAATTTCCATCTTTAAACATATTGTTGTAGACAATGAATGAACCTAgcaaattatataattcaatccCATGTCATACAAATTTCACATCTTATGAAGATTTTATTCAAAGATTGAAGCTTAAACTTACTCCTTTATCAGTTCTACTACTTCTAGTCCACCCAATTTTATTAAGATTCCCAAAATTACTATCTCGTATTCCACCAGCCTTAAAAATAGCATTTTCCAATTCCTTCTCAATAGCTGcagaatcataataataattaatcaagtCTATTATCAATGAATTGGGTCCTAATCCTAAATGACTAAATccagaatgaaataacttactGGATAACGAATGTTCATCTGTTTGTTTCTGTAAACCTGTGAATTCACAAACAGAAATGAAATATTAGTCTATTCAAGATGAAACCCATATTATTACATATCATGATCTACACTTACCTCTGTAATTGGTGCCAACGTAACCGACTTGCATTATAACTCTCTTTTTGCGGAAAGCTTCCCATTTATCTTCTTCGACGATTACGGAGGTTAGGTTTTCAGAAGACTGAATTGAGGTTGAGGaagtggaggaggaggaggaggaggaggatgaaCATATGTATTGAACGAAACTTAGCTTTGAGAATCGGAAAGTTAAAGTTGAAGCTTTAGTAGAGAATCCATGGGGAAGTGGAAATTGGAGACAGCAAAATCTCGCCATTTTTGCCGCCGCCGGCGAAGAACGAACTCTGGTTTTTGACTGTTGTTGCAAAATCTCCCAAGTGATAAGATATGATTATTGCACGCCCCTTTACTATTTATAAATCTTCATTTATACCCTTcaagttattattgtttttatgaatttagaaagctaatcaattaataaaaaaaacataacgtGTAATgagacatttataaataattaaataaaatattcatttcattaatttaactatCCAATTTTAGCGAATTAAGTGTTTTAACTATCGATTCTTTAAAATTTAGTAGTCAATTCTTTCCTTTCGCTGCAATTCGTTAGATAAATTAGTGACatgaatttttttcttatttatttataaatgtcacatagataataagttaacgatGTTTTAGAccgttaaaataaaatctcatttggtataattttaacaataaaatgcTCCAAATtgtgatattaaaaaaaaaacgagaataattaataatatgcaattttttattttatttttatagagaagtgtattaTATCATTTTGTTAAACCAGTTTAAAGGGACTAACATGTgagtttaaaattaagttagtgtgaattttattgttcattttgttgctatatatatattttcttttataaaagatTGTTGCTTAAGAGATAAAGTCATGAATTTAATTCAGACTAAAAAGTAGTGAGATTAACTTTTGAAATATTATGTATGTTAGtttcttaaatttaagaaaataaaaattaatatttaaaaattaatttatttcattaacttTAGGATAATTTAGGTGACAAAAAATCGTGtctaaaagattaaatattaagAGTTCGATTAACTGAAAACACTTAAATTAAAACCCTTTaagctaaaaataaaatttataaatgccttttaacttcttaaatgaaaaaaaaattaatatatttatttaattttatgacaattcaaatgataaaatcatatcttagttaaaaaaaaaattaattatttttacaataaaaaaactccttaatttaaacaacatatatattatataactgcAACAACGGTTAATACatcacaaattaattaagcacccaacaaaataaaataatcccAATCAAACACAAAACATGCATATTGAACAACAACACTCACTATGCACATATTTCATCTAAAATCCAAACattcaaataaacctaattaAGATATAGAAAACCTCCTCCTTCTCGGCTTAGTATTAATctcaacttcatcttcatcgATAATATTCGACGTATCCTTAGATCCATGTTTAAACGGATTCAATTTCCCTAACTTTTTAGAAAAAGACGAGAAGAATGTACCGTGTTTTTTTGAACTCGTTTGTTTTGACGTCGTCGTAATTGTCGCGCTATTGCTGCTGTTACCTCTCTGGATATCAGATATGtacatcttcatcttcattagTTCGTCACGAAGGGTTTCGTTTTCCTTAACAAGAGAAACATCCGATTGAACTTGATTCCTCATTGAAACAGCGTCCGATACGTCCCTTTCTTCATTACCACTCCTTAGTTTCAATTGATCGTAATACAGGGCGTGAAGAACTATCTGCACTGGTAATCTTTTGTTTTGGGATGCATGTAATCTTGCTTCGTATGATAACTTTAATGCATCCATCGAACTACATACTTTCTCTCGTTCGATTTCGTCTAGGTTTGGATGAGActgcatttatatatatagaaaattattataacatatcTTTCGATACTAAAATCATAACCCAAAACTCAATTTTAATATGGGTAAGATAATTTGGTTAGGATAAGTGTTatctaaattaaacaaattttaaaattaattaataatacatttattataGTTCAGAAATGGATTACtatatataaacaagacatttctTTACctagttttgttttaaaaataaataaaatttattataaaatgtacGTGCTAAACatgtgaaacacgtgttaaatgGACAAAACGtgataaatatttcaaaaatggtaaaaaaacgtattaaacagatcaataaaagttgtttttttgttaaacgggtaaaaaaaagtcaaatattagttaaacggatatttttcttttagaaCGCTAGGTCTGCTTCTTCTTCGGAGTGCGATAAATTCTCACGATATAAGCATATAACTCATAAATACACTTAACCattttaaaacgtgttaaacaattaaaaatatattagacaactaaaacatattaaacggatcaaataatttttaaacattaaaaaatatattaaactagccaaaatcatataaataaatttgttatattaaactagccaaaatcatataaataaatttgttaagaactaaaatatattttgagttaCCAACTAATGCTTAACTCGTACATAACCCATATTCAAGGGCGGATTTATGTACAAGGCTATCCGGGtagcataaaatattttgtatatatagtaCAATAACGACGAAAAATACTGTCGGTTTTGAAGGTTTTCGTCACTAAAAAAATAGCGACGGTAAATTAGACTTGTTTAGTTTGTTCTAGTTCGGATAgatttttgtgaaaaaaatttagcccttatatatttcaaatcttAACTCCTTCTTTacccatattaataaataatataaaatgaatacggaatgattaaatttaatttgggttaaatATGAATTCGATGATAATAATACTATTGTTAAAATTCCTATATAGATCTTATTACCTTCAAGAAGATGTCGACGGCTCTATATAGATCATCATCGACTTTTCTAGCTCCCTTCGGTACAAGATTTGCGATTCCATTAAACTTCGAGATACTCAATTCCTCATACGCAGCAATCTCGCCAAGATAAGAGTCAACAGTTTTCGCTACTCGTTGCATTGCCGTCGAGCAAACATCTCGAAAATCACCACCATTGAAGACAGCAACACTCTTATCCTTCTCAACAAATCCAGATATAGTTCTTCTCACGCTATCCAATTCAAGCATCCTTTCTCCATCATAAGTGAACGATAGAACCAACAGATCATCAACCGTAACGTGTTCTAACAAAGCAGCAATTCGTTTCTCCAGTTCGTTTCTACATCCAGTCGCTGCTCGCAAGTAAATAGCGGTTCGTAGGAGGCAGCATAGGAAGTTAATTGGAAGAGATGTCTTCTCTGTTGGAAGTAATGTTACGATTGATTCAAGAACTTCTCTCTGACGAATACGAAGTTCGGAATCTACTGATTCAATTGATTTCTTCCCCGTTGAGGAATGATCTCGGACTAGATCACGAAGAGATCTTTCTGCGTAGGTTATTATAGCACTCGATATTGTTATAGACTTCGCGCCACGAGATTTCACTGCAATTATGATTTTCTCGAAGAACACTACATCGAGTATTGATAACTCCTCTGTCCACCAATTCGGCGGTGATCTACTCGGAAAATTCGATTCATTACAAGCCTGTTACAATCATAATATCAGTCTTCTCCGATCGATTGATTTAGATAGAAAACTATGAAATTACCTTTATGCTGATAACATCAACGCATCTCTGGACGATATTGAGTTCATCAGCTAGAGGAAGTAAATCCTCGCAAGATTTGAGAACGACTACAGCTCCAGATAAGCTTATAAGAGCGACTtgagaaaggaaatcttcagtCCGGCCGATTAGGTTTCCGTCGCAGTAATTATCAGTCATCTGTAAGTAGTTAGCGGCACAGCGAAGTGCGGCAACATTATGAACAGTTATCTCGAAATTGACACCATAACAGAATTTAACAGCCTTTTCGAAGATCTCTGGTCCTCCAGGAATATCAGATAAGTCGATCCGTACAAGATCTGGTTCCTTTGAATCTAATATCAATTTCCTTATGTAATTGCTCTTGGCCACAAGCATAAACTGTAATGATCACATCATTCACATGCAAATTAAAACCGTAATCTGTTAGAGATCTGGAAATGGAGATGCAAAGTAATTGCACATACCTTATGGAGAGGGAAATTGGCTTCACCGACTACAACGACGACATCAGTTGGAATTTCTTGAGAGAAAACCCTGGGGAGAGAAAAGTAGTGAGGAAATCTGTAGATATGAAGTGATTTGAATGATTAGTTGAATGATTTGAACATTAATTACCATTGGCCAGTTCTTTCCATTGCAAGAGAGATTCGATTGTTGCTGTTCTTGATGTTGGAAGCAGCCATGGATGGGGTTGGCTTGGGAGCCTTTGAACATATACAGAGAGAAGGAGAAGGGAGGAATAGAAGTTGTGGTTGAGAAATGGTTTGATCATGAGAACTTTTTAAaggacaattttcaaattttgtttataatttcttttgtataaacttaataaaaatattattttttgtttttgtttttaaaaacttgTTATACAGCTTTATTTTAGTAacaattagttttattttcaacttttttttttgttattattattttatttttgtaaaagcTACACCATCCTAATTCCACCTTAAGaagtttaaaaaatcaaattagtcaTATTTGATTAGgcatgttttaaaataattcaagataAACTACTAGTTAAGGTCAATTATAACTTGTTCTGCATTTTTTATCTGAATTACTTTGATCGcgacgatttttttttaataaatttgatacatataatcactaatatatttatttattcttcatatttaatatatatatatatatatatatatatctttataataatataaaattttaatatattagaatatataataacatcatttaaaaaaatatatatatttagagaatATATTATTAACGATGCATGTGAGAATCTCGAAACCAAATGAAGTAGGGATAATAATAAGAAACCAAACCACGTCAAAATAGAACTAGGAGGATGCATGTGACTATGAATCAAATCTTAGTTTGGTTGTGCTTATTTTAactataactaaaatatatcatatcattcttcatcttctccatcaaaccactcaattcattaattaaaaatattaaaatactctttattttaaattattattttttatttatcattatatattaatatcttttaagtctttttaccaaaaaaaaataccttcttcaaaataatcatgaatcatttaaataacTCGAATTCAAAAAAACTCTAATATTTGTTCGGGTAGTCAAGATTTTTTACTTTAGTTACGGTAATAggttgataattatatatatttattatagatgtgactttttaatatttatttttactcaaTAATTCCACTATTATAAATATAACGACATCTTTTTCGCTTATACTCAATTCCAACCTATTTCCAAATAAAGTTTGTCACAACATGTCAATCCAAATGCTCTTGTGCAAAATGACAAGAAGTCATAACATTTACATTTCAAatgttgtaataatattttgtaaattatttcataattaaaatgcATTTCCAAATTCCAATCAATGTAGAGTCTTGTACACATCTTCATTTATGCATTACCATATTATattccattccattccattccattccatATCACAATCAAGTTATAAATGTGTCAACTTGAAATGGGGTcttttatttatgataattgaacataaaatgaaaaaaaaaaatacaattttaaataggGTCATTATTAGGGAAACCCACCATGATCTATCTTCCCAAGAAGAAGTGTATTATTTAGAAATGAAATGTAACATGCATGGAAATAatgaatgagaaaaagaaaaaggaatgGCAAAGAGTAAATATTGATTCTCTACCACTAAAAAATAAGTGGTCCTTACCTTAACAACAATGGAACCTTGATAATA
This is a stretch of genomic DNA from Impatiens glandulifera chromosome 4, dImpGla2.1, whole genome shotgun sequence. It encodes these proteins:
- the LOC124934035 gene encoding root phototropism protein 2 — protein: MAASNIKNSNNRISLAMERTGQWVFSQEIPTDVVVVVGEANFPLHKFMLVAKSNYIRKLILDSKEPDLVRIDLSDIPGGPEIFEKAVKFCYGVNFEITVHNVAALRCAANYLQMTDNYCDGNLIGRTEDFLSQVALISLSGAVVVLKSCEDLLPLADELNIVQRCVDVISIKACNESNFPSRSPPNWWTEELSILDVVFFEKIIIAVKSRGAKSITISSAIITYAERSLRDLVRDHSSTGKKSIESVDSELRIRQREVLESIVTLLPTEKTSLPINFLCCLLRTAIYLRAATGCRNELEKRIAALLEHVTVDDLLVLSFTYDGERMLELDSVRRTISGFVEKDKSVAVFNGGDFRDVCSTAMQRVAKTVDSYLGEIAAYEELSISKFNGIANLVPKGARKVDDDLYRAVDIFLKSHPNLDEIEREKVCSSMDALKLSYEARLHASQNKRLPVQIVLHALYYDQLKLRSGNEERDVSDAVSMRNQVQSDVSLVKENETLRDELMKMKMYISDIQRGNSSNSATITTTSKQTSSKKHGTFFSSFSKKLGKLNPFKHGSKDTSNIIDEDEVEINTKPRRRRFSIS